The following proteins come from a genomic window of Candidatus Poribacteria bacterium:
- a CDS encoding transposase has protein sequence KIERQREDFHWKLAHQLTDAYDEIRLEALNLQGMKPLWGRKVSDLAFADFVKKLVNVASKKGVKIRFIEKWYPSSKTCSACGTVKESLNLRDRTWQCRDCGTTHDRDR, from the coding sequence GTAAGATTGAACGGCAACGAGAGGACTTCCACTGGAAACTTGCACACCAACTGACTGACGCATACGACGAAATCCGTCTAGAGGCCTTAAACCTACAGGGCATGAAACCCCTCTGGGGTCGCAAAGTTAGTGATTTAGCCTTTGCCGATTTCGTTAAGAAATTAGTGAATGTTGCTTCCAAAAAGGGTGTCAAAATCAGGTTCATTGAAAAATGGTATCCCTCATCTAAGACCTGCTCGGCTTGTGGTACTGTGAAGGAATCGTTGAATCTGCGCGATAGAACATGGCAATGCAGGGATTGTGGCACTACGCACGACCGTGATAGAA